A single genomic interval of Gossypium raimondii isolate GPD5lz chromosome 11, ASM2569854v1, whole genome shotgun sequence harbors:
- the LOC105803627 gene encoding stress-induced protein KIN2, whose product MNQSHSNSFQAGQAQGQAQEKTSQMVDKARETAQSAMDSMQQAGQQMQAKAQGAADAMKDTMGMNK is encoded by the exons ATGAACCAATCCCATAGCAATAGCTTCCAAGCTGGCCAGGCTCAGGGCCAAGCTCAG GAGAAGACCAGTCAGATGGTAGACAAGGCTAGGGAAACTGCACAATCTGCTATGGATTCAATGCAACAG GCTGGGCAGCAGATGCAGGCTAAAGCACAAGGCGCAGCAGATGCCATGAAGGATACAATGGGGATGAACAAATGA
- the LOC105803626 gene encoding protein NSP-INTERACTING KINASE 1, with translation MGMRRREMGFYFLAFLWFWVPINGLLSPKGVNYEVQALMAIKDALHDPHGVLDNWDADAVDPCSWAMVTCSPESLVIGLGSPSQNLSGTLSPSIGNLTNLRIVLLQNNNITGPIPSELGKLSKIQTLDLSDNSFTGEIPTSLGNLRSLQYMRLNNNSLSGACPLALANMTQLAFLDLSYNNLSGPVPRFAAKTFSIVGNPIICATGAEPECHGMTLMPMSMNLNNSQDAQPSSQTRSHKIAIAFGSSIGCVSLMFLILGILLWWRRRRNEQMFFDVKDRHHEEVSLGNLRRFQFRELQVATHNFSSKNILGKGGFGNVYKGVLQDGTIVAVKRLKDGSAAGGEIQFQTEVEMISLAVHRNLLRLYGFCITPTEKLLVYPYMSNGSVASRLKGKPVLDWSTRKRIALGAGRGLLYLHEQCDPKIIHRDVKAANILLDDYCEAVVGDFGLAKLLDHHDSHVTTAVRGTVGHIAPEYLSTGQSSDKTDVFGFGILLLELITGQRALEFGKAANQKGAMLDWVRKIHHEKKLEVLVDKDLKNNYDRIELEEMVQVALLCTQYLPGHRPKMSEVVRMLEGDGLAERWEASQRAESTKCKPPHEFSSSDRYSDLTDDSSLLVQAMELSGPR, from the exons atgggaatgagaagaagagaaatgggTTTTTATTTCTTGGCTTTCTTATGGTTTTGGGTTCCTATAAACGGATTGCTTTCTCCTAAAGGGGTAAACTATGAAG TGCAAGCTTTAATGGCTATAAAGGATGCTTTGCATGATCCTCATGGTGTTCTTGATAATTGGGATGCCGATGCTGTTGATCCATGTAGTTGGGCAATGGTTACTTGTTCACCTGAAAGCCTAGTCATTGGCCT GGGAAGTCCAAGCCAGAATCTATCTGGTACTTTATCTCCAAGCATTGGGAACTTGACAAATCTCCGGATTGT GCTGTTGCAGAATAATAACATAACTGGACCAATTCCTTCAGAACTGGGGAAGCTCTCAAAGATTCAAACACTTGATCTCTCTGATAATTCCTTTACTGGGGAAATTCCTACATCTTTAGGCAACCTAAGGAGCCTTCAATACAT GAGGCTAAACAACAACAGTCTCTCTGGTGCATGCCCATTGGCTTTGGCTAACATGACTCAGCTTGCCTTCCT GGACTTGTCATACAACAATCTGAGTGGACCAGTGCCCAGATTTGCTGCCAAAACCTTCAG CATAGTGGGGAATCCTATAATCTGTGCTACTGGAGCTGAACCAGAATGCCATGGGATGACATTGATGCCAATGTCCATGAACTTGAACAACTCACaag ATGCTCAGCCTTCCAGCCAAACCCGAAGTCATAAAATAGCCATTGCTTTCGGTTCAAGCATCGGATGCGTGTCTCTGATGTTTCTTATACTTGGGATACTATTATGGTGGAGAAGAAGGCGGAACGAACAGATGTTTTTTGATGTTAAAG ATCGGCATCACGAAGAAGTGTCCCTCGGAAACTTAAGGAGGTTCCAATTCAGGGAACTTCAGGTTGCAACACATAACTTCAGCAGCAAGAATATACTAGGCAAAGGCGGTTTCGGGAATGTGTACAAGGGAGTTCTGCAAGACGGAACAATAGTAGCCGTTAAGAGGCTTAAAGACGGTAGTGCCGCTGGTGGAGAGATTCAATTCCAGACTGAAGTTGAGATGATCAGCCTTGCAGTGCACCGCAATCTGCTTCGGCTTTACGGATTTTGCATAACTCCTACAGAGAAACTTCTTGTTTATCCGTACATGTCCAACGGTAGTGTCGCATCTCGTCTCAAAG GAAAACCAGTGTTGGATTGGAGCACAAGGAAGAGAATTGCTCTAGGAGCTGGCAGGGGATTGCTATACCTTCATGAGCAATGTGATCCGAAGATAATCCATCGGGATGTCAAAGCAGCGAATATATTGCTGGATGATTATTGCGAGGCAGTGGTTGGAGATTTCGGGCTAGCGAAGCTTTTGGATCACCACGATTCACATGTTACAACTGCAGTGAGAGGCACTGTGGGACATATTGCTCCAGAGTACCTCTCCACAGGCCAGTCTTCGGATAAAACGGATGTGTTCGGATTTGGAATTCTCCTCCTTGAGTTAATCACAGGTCAAAGAGCACTAGAATTTGGCAAGGCTGCTAACCAGAAAGGAGCAATGCTTGATTGG GTAAGGAAAATTCATCATGAAAAGAAACTTGAAGTGCTAGTTGACAAGGATCTTAAGAACAACTACGACCGGATCGAGCTCGAAGAGATGGTTCAAGTAGCATTGTTATGCACACAATACCTTCCAGGCCATAGGCCGAAAATGTCGGAAGTGGTCCGAATGCTTGAAGGTGACGGCTTAGCGGAACGATGGGAAGCTTCACAAAGAGCCGAATCAACCAAATGCAAGCCTCCTCATGAATTCTCATCGTCGGACCGATATTCCGATCTCACCGACGACTCATCATTACTCGTTCAAGCCATGGAACTGTCTGGACCAAGGTGA